One Malaclemys terrapin pileata isolate rMalTer1 chromosome 7, rMalTer1.hap1, whole genome shotgun sequence genomic region harbors:
- the LOC128840498 gene encoding protein ATP6V1FNB, translating into MRGLLTTRDQHCWKELIEKEAFSRVSWKVKYGHKFPRLEPCSGPRRKCILPAICPPKEQEERLSPRRIQEEGTGFKKQGEGISLPRKQEDKDQEPLLKEMRPATPKTKHLLYQGISQEGQGRHLYLQERKLKNPEEKFHYPVLSSWEYGWRLGDVITEIKAPIHARSGIVKDTFYIRNGVFHHSSKSDKLS; encoded by the exons ATGCGGGGTCTGCTGACCACAAGAGACCAGCACTGCTGGAAGGAGTTGATTGAGAAAGAGGCTTTCAGCAGGGTCAGCTGGAAGGTGAAGTATGGGCACAAGTTCCCCAGGCTAGAGCCCTGCAGTGGCCCCAGGAGGAAATGTATTCTACCTGCTATTTGCCCTCCCAAGGAGCAGGAGGAGAGGCTCAGTCCCCGTAGGATCCAGGAGGAGGGAACTGGCTTTaagaagcagggggaggggataaGCCTCCCCAGAAAGCAGGAGGATAAGGATCAGGAACCCCTTCTCAAAGAAATGAGACCTGCCACCCCCAAGACCAAACATCTGCTGTACCAGGGCATCTCCCAGGAAGGCCAAGGAAGGCACCTGTACCTGCAGGAGAGAAAGCTGAAGAATCCTGAGGAGAAATTCCACTATCCAGTCCTGTCATCCTGGGAGTATGGCTGGCGCTTAG GCGATGTTATTACTGAAATCAAGGCTCCAATTCATGCCAGGTCTGGAATTGTAAAGGATACTTTCTACATCAGAAATGGAGTCTTCCATCATTCATCAAAAAGTGACAAGCTGTCGTGA